One Candidatus Bathyarchaeota archaeon genomic window carries:
- a CDS encoding CoB--CoM heterodisulfide reductase iron-sulfur subunit B family protein, which translates to MGNKFLIFLGCAIPYRVSAYEISARKILAKLGIELVEMPEFNCCGLPLDPVSHETMLILAAKNLALAEQQGLNIITLCPGCAGTLKKVNKTLKADKALKDQINAHLKEAGLEFKGAIETKHLLQVLKEDVGVEKIKAAVIQPLTNIKVAEHNGCHILRPKEYIGFDDPEDPQTLKMLIEATGATCLDYIDETECCGAPSVGVSDKVALQLARDKLNHVKQVDAQALITICPFCHIMYDTNELRIEKMFNETYGIPILHYPQLLGLAMGMKPEELAFNELRVNTSKLLNKIAEGANKP; encoded by the coding sequence GTGGGCAATAAATTCCTAATATTCCTCGGATGCGCAATCCCCTACAGAGTTTCTGCTTACGAAATCAGCGCACGCAAAATTCTCGCCAAACTTGGAATTGAACTGGTTGAAATGCCAGAATTCAACTGCTGTGGTCTCCCCCTTGACCCAGTCAGCCACGAAACCATGCTTATTTTAGCAGCCAAAAACCTTGCACTGGCCGAGCAACAAGGTCTCAACATAATTACCCTCTGTCCAGGATGCGCAGGAACCCTAAAGAAAGTCAACAAAACCCTCAAAGCAGACAAAGCCCTCAAAGACCAAATCAATGCGCACTTAAAAGAAGCAGGCTTAGAATTCAAAGGCGCCATCGAAACAAAACACCTTCTCCAAGTCCTCAAAGAAGACGTTGGCGTAGAAAAAATAAAAGCCGCAGTCATTCAACCACTAACAAACATTAAAGTTGCTGAACACAACGGTTGCCACATCCTGAGACCAAAAGAATACATCGGCTTTGACGACCCCGAAGACCCGCAAACACTAAAAATGCTCATCGAAGCCACAGGCGCCACATGCCTCGACTACATCGACGAAACCGAATGCTGCGGAGCACCAAGCGTTGGAGTCAGCGACAAAGTTGCCCTGCAACTCGCAAGAGACAAACTAAACCACGTAAAACAAGTTGACGCGCAAGCGCTCATCACGATTTGCCCGTTCTGCCACATAATGTATGATACAAACGAGCTTAGAATAGAGAAAATGTTTAATGAAACCTATGGCATTCCAATACTCCATTACCCACAGCTGTTGGGGTTAGCCATGGGTATGAAACCAGAAGAATTAGCATTCAACGAACTTAGAGTAAACACCTCAAAACTCTTAAACAAAATAGCCGAAGGAGCAAACAAACCATGA
- a CDS encoding 4Fe-4S dicluster domain-containing protein, which yields MTETAAPPTTKGQEPIKASELDPKFKYELQKIHGSEKILKCFQCGTCTSDCPVARYSDSYRPRTLIHMAQLGLRDRVLNSDTLWLCAACFTCTDRCPQDVEVANVIRVFRNLAVEKGCIPQVFKDQTQAVLESGYAYKIPELRIKKRESQGLPPLPKGNAENVQKTLKGVKFIERIKQPTGATQSGQ from the coding sequence ATGACTGAGACAGCAGCACCCCCCACAACAAAAGGCCAAGAGCCCATAAAAGCTTCCGAACTCGACCCCAAATTCAAATATGAACTACAAAAAATCCACGGAAGCGAAAAAATCCTAAAATGTTTCCAGTGTGGAACATGCACATCAGACTGCCCAGTGGCAAGGTACAGCGACAGTTACCGACCACGCACCCTTATCCACATGGCACAACTGGGTCTAAGAGACCGCGTGCTAAACAGCGACACACTATGGTTATGTGCGGCATGCTTCACATGCACAGACCGTTGCCCACAAGACGTCGAAGTCGCAAACGTCATCCGCGTCTTCCGCAATCTCGCTGTGGAAAAGGGTTGCATACCGCAAGTCTTCAAAGACCAAACCCAAGCTGTACTTGAATCAGGTTACGCTTACAAAATCCCAGAATTAAGAATCAAAAAACGCGAAAGCCAAGGGCTTCCACCACTGCCCAAAGGCAACGCTGAAAACGTTCAAAAAACCCTAAAGGGAGTAAAATTCATTGAACGAATAAAACAACCAACAGGAGCAACTCAAAGTGGGCAATAA